In Heyndrickxia vini, the sequence ACAGAGGAAGCTGGTTGGCAAGGAAAAGTTACGATAAGCCATGCATTGGCATTTGCTGATATTTCCCCTAAAGAAGCGAGTGAAGTCGCCGAGTTACTAGCTCATCAAGGAATTTCAATTGCTTCATCTGTTCCTATCGGAAGAACGATTCCAATTCCTCTCTTGCATGAAAAAGGAGTAGAAATTTCTTTAGGAGATGATAGCATTACCGATCACTGGTCTCCATTTGGAAAAGGGGATAGCTTGGAAAAAGCAGGGACGTTAGCGGAACGTTTCGGTTTAAGCAATGAACGTTCATTAGGACAAACTTTAGGATATATTACAGGAGGAATCACTCCTCTAAATAAAAATGGTGAACGTGCCTGGCCAAATATTGGCGATGATGCTGATCTTGTTCTCGTTGACGCAAGTTGCTCTGCTGAAGCTATTGCTAGAAGAGCAGAAAGAAAAGCTGTTCTATTTAAAGGAAATCTCGTTTCCGGCGCAATTTAATAAAAGGTTTGTATATATTTGTATGCCTAAATAATTGAAAAGAAGGGATGGATACGATGAGTACTAATTTTTGGTTAACGAATGCCCGACTAGAAACGGGATACGAATTTGATAATGATGTCATAACAGGAACGAAGACTGAATGTTTCCATTTATTAATTCAAGATGAGAAGATTGCAAAGATTATATCTGCTGAAGAGACCCTTACAGATGATTTACCAAAAAAAGATGCGAAACAGCAATTGATACTTCCATCTTTTATAGAAAAGCATTGTCATTTGGACAAAACATTGCTAGGTGATAGGTGGCGTGCAGTAACACCAGTTAAAAATATTTTTGGACGATTTGAAATAGAGAAAACAGTTCTACCGACTTTAGAGACAACTACGCAAGAACGTGCAGAAAATCTACTTGATATCTATTTGAAATCAGGAGTTACACATGTACGGACACATGTGGACTTATATCCCGAGGTTGGTTTAAAGAACTTAGAAGAAGTGCAAAAAGCATTGCAAACGTTTGAAGGAAAGTTGTCACATGAAATTGTTGCATTTCCGCAGCATGGTTTATTGCGTTCAAAGGCAAGTGGTTTAGTAAGAGATGCCCTTCGCCAAGGTGTGAGCTTTGTTGGCGGTGTTGACCCTGCCACGGTAGATGGGGATATTGAAACTTCTTTACAAGAAATGGTCGAACTCGCGGTAGAAGGAAATGCGGGAATCGATTTGCATTTGCATGATGCGGACCATCTAGGTATCTTCACAATGAAAAGATTAGCAGAGTTAACAAAAGAAGCCGGACTACAAGGAAAGGTTGCAATCAGCCATGCATTTGGACTAGGAGATATTTCTGAAGTTCAAGCAGAAGCGATGGCAGAAATATTGTCTGATGCAGGGATCTCTATTATTACAAGTGTTCCACTTGGAAGAAAGTTTCCACCTGTTGGCTTGTTAAACGGAAAAGGCGTATCGGTTGCCGTCGGATGTGATAATATTTTTGATGTTTGGTCACCATTTGGAAATGGGGATGTGTTAGAACGCGCCGGCCGTTTAGCAGAAATTTCGGGATGGGGAAATGAACAATCATTAGCACAAACGCTTCAATTTATTACCGGAGGCAAAACACCGCTTGATTCTGATGGAAAACAAGTGTGGCCGCAAGTGGGGGATGAAGCAAGTATCGTCATCGTTGAAGCTTCTTGTTCTGCTGAAGCAATTGCCAGAAGAGCGAAACGGATAGCGACAATGTTCAAAGGCAATATCGTATCGGGTTCACTCGAATCGAAATAAAAGACGGAAAAGGATCAGGGGAATTAATAGAATACCTTTCGAAAATAATAATAGTTTAGAGGACCAAGTCATATAATTAGTGTATTTTGTAAGAAAGTATAATTACTGTTGATGTAAGTTTAAGGATAAATATTATTTACTAGAAGAACTACCTTTCGTCTTCCACGACATTAGGTAGTTCTTCTTTTTTGTATATGTACATGAGTAATAGTAGTACTGAGTATGAAAGGAATCGATTTGATCTAACGAAGTGCAACTATTAATTATATTTAATGTTTTTTATCTTTTTTTAAGATGCATTTTATAGGCAGTTTAGATGTTCGAGATACAATGAAAAAGTCAACAAATCGAGTAAAGGAAAAGGAGAGAAAGAATATCTAAACCGAAAAATGGAATAGAGTTGACAAATAAAAAAGAAAAAAATGGAGATGTAAATATGAAAAGATTTAAAGCAATTTTGATATTATGTGTTGCATCCGTACTTTTACTTGCTGCTTGTCAATCTAAGCAAGATGACAAGGATGTCTCAAAAAAGAATGAAACAAAGACAGAAGAAACAAATACAGCCAACGATACAAATACAGAAAAACCGTCTGAAGAAAAAGTGACTAAAGGTCAAGAAATGGCTAAGATTTTAGGCAGCACGGATTGGCAAGGTACTAAGGTGTATGATAAAGACGGCAATGATTTAACAAAAGAAAATGCAAATTTTATCGGTCTTGCAAAATATGATGATAAAACAGGACATTATGAGTTTTTTGATGCTAAGACAGGTAAAAGCCGTGACGATAAAGGGACATTCTTTATCACGAATGATGGGAAAAAGAGAATCTTAATTTCAGAAGCTGGTTACCAAGCGGTTGTCGACATGACTGAACTTACTAATGATATTTTTACTTATAAAAGAATGGGTAAAGATGCTAAGGGTAAAGATGTAGAAGTATTTGTTGACCATGTTCCTTATAAAGAAAATAAGCTTGCTTTTACTGATCCCGATCAAACGTTGGAGACTACTACAGGTGATATCGTTAAAGATGTTCCCGGAGATCAAGTTTTAGGCAGCACTTTATGGCATGGAACAAAGGTATTAGATGAAGACGGCAATGATGTAACAGAGTATAATAATATGTTTATCAGTCTAGCGAAATTTGATGGTGAGACGAATAAATATGAGTTTTTCAATGATGAAGGCAAAAGCCGCGGTGATTATGGGTACTTCTCCGTTATACACGACAATAAAATCAGAGCACATGTTTCAATCG encodes:
- a CDS encoding amidohydrolase — protein: MSTNFWLTNARLETGYEFDNDVITGTKTECFHLLIQDEKIAKIISAEETLTDDLPKKDAKQQLILPSFIEKHCHLDKTLLGDRWRAVTPVKNIFGRFEIEKTVLPTLETTTQERAENLLDIYLKSGVTHVRTHVDLYPEVGLKNLEEVQKALQTFEGKLSHEIVAFPQHGLLRSKASGLVRDALRQGVSFVGGVDPATVDGDIETSLQEMVELAVEGNAGIDLHLHDADHLGIFTMKRLAELTKEAGLQGKVAISHAFGLGDISEVQAEAMAEILSDAGISIITSVPLGRKFPPVGLLNGKGVSVAVGCDNIFDVWSPFGNGDVLERAGRLAEISGWGNEQSLAQTLQFITGGKTPLDSDGKQVWPQVGDEASIVIVEASCSAEAIARRAKRIATMFKGNIVSGSLESK